In Eriocheir sinensis breed Jianghai 21 chromosome 30, ASM2467909v1, whole genome shotgun sequence, the following are encoded in one genomic region:
- the LOC127005680 gene encoding ras-related protein Rab-5B-like — MAQRAGVQRPSGGGQGKICQFKLVLLGESAVGKSSLVLRFVKGQFHEYQESTIGAAFLTQTVCLDDTTVKFEIWDTAGQERYHSLAPMYYRGAQAAIVVYDITNQDTFGRAKTWVKELQRQASPNIVIALAGNKADLANKRMVEYEEAQTYAEENSLLFMETSAKTAMNVNDIFLAIAKKLPKSDNSASGSPRGDVTLTPGPAQATAGCCK, encoded by the exons ATGGCACAGAGAGCAGGTGTTCAGCGGCCAAGTGGCGGCGGTCAAGGCAAGATCTGTCAGTTCAAGTTGGTGCTCCTCGGCGAGTCAGCCGTCGGCAAGTCCTCCCTCGTCCTAAGATTCGTCAAGGGACAGTTCCACGAATACCAGGAGTCTACAATTGGTG CCGCCTTCCTGACCCAGACTGTATGTTTGGACGACACTACGGTTAAGTTTGAGATCTGGGACACGGCCGGCCAGGAGAGGTACCACAGTCTAGCCCCCATGTACTACCGCGGCGCCCAGGCTGCCATTGTTGTATATGACATCACAAATCAG GACACATTCGGCCGGGCCAAGACCTGGGTAAAGGAGCTGCAGCGTCAGGCGTCCCCCAACATTGTGATAGCGCTGGCCGGCAACAAGGCAGACCTGGCCAACAAGAGGATGGTGGAGTATGAAGAGGCGCAGACCTATGCCGAGGAAAACTCTCTCCTCTTCATGGAAACGTCTGCCAAAACTGCCATGAACGTTAATGACATCTTCCTGgcaatag CCAAGAAACTGCCAAAGAGTGACAACAGTGCGAGTGGCTCCCCGCGGGGCGATGTGACCCTGACACCCGGCCCGGCACAAGCCACTGCTGGCTGTTGCAAGTGA
- the LOC127005676 gene encoding transcription initiation factor TFIID subunit 5-like, translating into MSEGGGPTYASLTPANPAIINGLAAVDMQGTHLAPEHGLVNMVAAVMPDHHQHQHQQQQQQAAATLASVQDGQASSVDRNTLVAVLQFLKKNSMKRTEELLRQECNFFDPVDEDKQGGGLGGDTEVSSVLSAYKSEGDPAKYEDAFRALHAFIEKSLDAYKHEASLVLFPVLVHMYLELVYNGHDEVARTFLDRLKGTQEECYQEDLHKLSLVTNREHMSGYQIMDNFRSSQFTIRLSRDTYSHLKRFLTECGGGPVPRIIHDRLYLDVYEGVPRTRAQVLATTGAQEGEAPRQVNKVKIYHGLLKEPEIPNLAMEEEEGEEEGDKPKKKKPKKDALQKSKKNDPNAPPSNRIPLPELRDIDRMERAKAFRDTLKRVTLLKDTLPSICFYTFLNASGNITAVDISDDSSILAYGTADSQVRVQSITPTKLRCMKSAEQLSDIDKEADDVLVRMMDERTAETVRTLLGHAGPVYSVCLSPDRNLLLSAGEDGTIRLWSLQTWTCLVVFKGHIFPVWDVKFSPYGYYFASGGHDRTARLWATDHHQPLRIFAGHFSDVDVVQFHPNSNYVATGSSDRSIRVWDTLNGNCVRVLTGHKDIIDALAFSPCGRFLASAGGDKRVLVWDMAHGLLIAEMASHTSTIYTIAFSRDCNVLASGGMDNCVKLWDFSRVIEDNHDEDINVSSNPEIKRGGDSLLLGTFPTKSTPVLAAHFTRRNVLLVAGPFEG; encoded by the exons ATGTCTGAGGGCGGCGGCCCCACGTACGCGTCCCTGACGCCGGCCAACCCCGCCATCATCAACGGGCTGGCGGCCGTGGACATGCAGGGCACGCACCTGGCCCCCGAGCACGGCCTGGTGAACATGGTGGCCGCCGTCATGCccgaccaccaccagcaccagcaccagcagcagcagcagcaggccgccGCGACGCTGGCCTCGGTCCAGGACGGCCAGGCCAGCTCCGTGGACAGGAACACGCTGGTGGCCGTGCTGCAGTTCCTCAAGAAGAACAGCATGAAG CGGACGGAGGAGTTGCTGCGACAGGAGTGTAACTTCTTCGACCCGGTGGACGAGGACAAGCAGGGTGGCGGCCTGGGGGGTGACACGGAGGTCTCCAGCGTGCTCTCCGCCTACAAGAGCGAGGGTGACCCGGCCAAATACGAGGACGCCTTCAGGGCCCTCCACGCCTTCATCGAAAAGAGTCTGGACGCTTACAAG CATGAGGCGTCGCTGGTGCTGTTCCCGGTGCTGGTTCACATGTACCTGGAGCTGGTGTACAACGGGCACGACGAGGTGGCGCGCACCTTCCTGGATCGGCTCAAGGGGACGCAGGAGGAGTGTTACCAAGAGGACCTGCACAAGCTGTCCCTCGTCACTAACCGCGAGCACATGTCAGGATACCAGATCATGGACAACTTTAG GTCAAGCCAGTTCACCATCCGCCTCTCCCGCGACACATACTCCCACCTGAAGCGCTTCCTGACGGAGTGTGGTGGCGGCCCGGTGCCCCGCATCATCCACGACCGCCTGTACCTGGACGTGTACGAGGGTGTGCCGCGGACCAGGGCGCAGGTGCTGGCCACCACGGGCGCCCAGGAGGGGGAGGCACCCAGGcaag tGAACAAGGTCAAGATCTACCACGGATTGCTGAAGGAACCGGAGATCCCCAACCtagccatggaggaggaggagggcgaggaggagggggacaagcCCAAGAAGAAGAAGCCCAAGAAGGACGCCCTgcagaagagcaagaagaatgaCCCCAATGCCCCACCCAGCAATAGGATACCCCTGCCAGAACT GCGCGACATTGATAGGATGGAGCGAGCCAAGGCCTTCCGAGACACCCTGAAGCGCGTCACCCTGCTGAAGGACACGCTGCCCTCCATCTGCTTCTACACCTTCCTCAACGCCTCtggaaa CATCACAGCGGTGGACATCTCAGACGACTCCAGCATCCTGGCATACGGCACGGCTGACTCCCAAGTGCGCGTCCAGAGCATCACTCCCACCAAGCTGAGATGCATGAAGTCAGCGGAGCAGCTCAGTGACATTGACAAGGAGGCTG ACGACGTGTTGGTGCGCATGATGGACGAGCGCACGGCAGAGACGGTGCGCACGCTGCTTGGCCACGCCGGACCTGTGTATTCCGTGTGCCTCAGCCCAGACCGCAACCTCCTCCTCTCGGCCGGGGAGGATGGGACCA TCCGCCTGTGGAGCCTTCAAACGTGGACCTGCCTGGTGGTGTTCAAGGGCCACATCTTCCCCGTGTGGGATGTCAAGTTCTCCCCCTACGGTTACTACTTTGCCTCCGGGGGACACGACCGCACCGCACGCCTCTGGGCCACCGACCACCACCAGCCACTCAGGATATTTGCCGGCCACTTCTCGGATGTTGac GTGGTTCAGTTCCACCCCAACAGTAACTACGTGGCCACCGGCTCCAGCGACCGCTCTATCCGGGTGTGGGACACTCTCAACGGgaactgtgtgcgtgtgttgacCGGCCACAAg GACATCATTGACGCCCTCGCCTTCTCCCCGTGCGGCCGCTTCCTCGCTTCAGCTGGTGGGGACAAGCGTGTCTTGGTCTGGGACATGGCACATGGCCTCCTCATAGCAGAGATGGCCTCACACACCTCCACCATTTACACCATTGCCTTCTCCAGGGACTGCAATGTTCTGGCCTCAG GAGGGATGGACAACTGTGTCAAGCTCTGGGACTTCAGCCGCGTGATAGAGGACAACCACGATGAGGACATCAACGTGAGCAGCAACCCGGAGATCAAACGCGGCGGCGACTCACTCCTGCTCGGCACCTTCCCCACCAAGAGCACACCAGTCCTTGCCGCTCACTTCACGCGCAGGAACGTCCTCCTCGTTGCTGGCCCCTTCGAAGGCTGA
- the LOC127005677 gene encoding uncharacterized protein LOC127005677, with amino-acid sequence MSLEVVDVPVVEMSTPGVVEILSRLELAGVPPGGAPDTPHSLADMGTGNTVSLTVRVRVHVPGRCKRPDRVRVIVKERGALFFAYKRKLMSIPLEEGGWRLREEEEGEEVRYNEAAAAASLKLGKLMRKAEDQRLALQLYCLRGRAVQHKALGGLARLMRQARDNELLLALHYPGCARREHPLFPAGPGGSLARPAAEQRAGVASLPAEPGPLLLPAVQEGVQASPASVAPRAREPPPPRPVRFPDSGSVFAELLREHDLLEEAAAKRAAEEREAARAPAGSCSADSPRPTTGKGKEKTRKSSHAKESKAGKTRKARKGREQHKQDRKDRRLERLLQLAHAEERDNTVHRPGCPHRIAPPRPVRFPDSGSVFAELLQDFELRAAQEEAAAEEREAARRAAEERAADTSALRRGLQHVPTAAAALLWVVAVTVVRALLPTPVAVLLVGFCVWLAMGMPALWPDGPWGPERAAPEPRRFIPLPPGPPPHAPRPTARRRRENTRGARYACGSKARRMRTRRKTTGKHARNRKGRESNARERNKGGKTRNKAEEGKFG; translated from the exons ATGAGTCtggag GTGGTGGATGTGCCAGTAGTTGAGATGTCCACGCCTGGAGTAGTGGAGATACTGTCGAGGCTGGAGTTGGCGGGCGTGCCCCCAGGGGGTGCCCCTGACACCCCTCATTCTCTCGCTGACATGGGTACAGGCAACACCGTCTCGCTCACCGTGCGCGTCCGCGTGCACGTCCCCGGGCGCTGCAAGCGTCCAGATCGCGTCCGAGTCATCGTGAAGGAGCGCGGCGCGCTCTTCTTCGCCTACAAGCGCAAGCTGATGTCCATCCCCCTGGAGGAGGGCGGCTggaggctgagggaggaggaggagggggaggaggtgaggtacAACGAGGCGGCCGCGGCCGCGTCCCTCAAGCTGGGGAAGTTGATGCGGAAGGCCGAGGACCAGCGGCTCGCCCTGCAGCTGTACTGCCTGCGCGGCCGCGCCGTGCAGCACAAGGCGCTGGGCGGCCTGGCGCGGCTCATGCGGCAGGCGCGTGACAACGAGCTGCTCCTCGCCCTGCACTACCCCGGCTGTGCCCGCCGCGAGCACCCGTTGTTCCCGGCGGGGCCCGGGGGAAGCCTGGCGCGGCCGGCGGCGGAACAAAGGGCCGGCGTGGCCAGCCTGCCTGCAGAGCCTGGCCCGCTGCTGCTGCCCGCCGTCCAGGAGGGGGTGCAGGCCAGCCCTGCGAGTGTTGCGCCCCGTGCCAGggagccgccgccgccccgccccgtccgctTCCCCGACTCTGGGTCCGTCTTCGCCGAGCTGCTGCGGGAACATGACCTCCTGGAGGAGGCTGCGGCCAAGAGGGcggcagaggagagggaggcggcGCGGGCGCCGGCCGGCAGCTGTTCGGCGGACTCACCGCGGCCGacgacagggaaaggaaaggaaaagaccaGGAAAAGTAGCCACGCTAAGGAAAGCAAAGccggaaaaacaagaaaagcaaggaaaggaagagaacaacaCAAACAGGACAGGAAAGACCGGCGCCTGGAGCGGCTCCTGCAGCTGGCGCACGCCGAGGAGCGGGACAACACCGTCCACCGACCCGGCTGTCCCCACCGAatagccccgccccgccccgtccgctTCCCCGACTCGGGCTCCGTCTTCGCCGAGCTGCTGCAAGACTTTGAGCTCCGGGCCGcccaggaggaggcggcggcagaggagagggaggcggcCAGGAGGGCAGCAGAGGAGCGGGCGGCGGACACGTCTGCTCTTAGGCGGGGACTGCAGCACGTGCCGACGGCGGCAGCAGCCCTGCTGTGGGTCGTCGCGGTGACTGTCGTGCGGGCGCTGCTGCCCACGCCGGTGGCGGTGCTCCTGGTGGGGTTCTGCGTCTGGCTGGCCATGGGGATGCCTGCCCTTTGGCCCGACGGCCCCTGGGGCCCTGAGCGGGCGGCCCCGGAGCCGCGACGCTTCATCCCGCTGCCGCCCGGCCCGCCGCCTCACGCCCCGAGGCCGACggcgaggagaagaagggaaaacacCCGGGGAGCTAGATACGCCTGCGGCAGCAAGGCCcgaagaatgagaacaagaaggaagacaaCTGGAAAACACGCACGGAACAGGAAAGGCCGGGAAAGTAACGccagagagaggaataagggaggaaaaacacGGAACAAAGCTGAGGAAGGCAAGTTCGGCTGA